DNA from Bacteroidota bacterium:
TCGTCACCATCTGGTCCGCATGCCCTAAAGCCATGATCCAGAAGGCCCTCTGGCGGGCGCATTGCCGCGCCTATCGAGCCGCCTTACAAGAGGCAGAATACGTCGAGCGGAGCGCCCGCATCAGAGATCATCTGCTTGCACTTCCCGAGTGGAGCCGGGCTCGTGTGGTGGCGCTTTATCGGCCCCTGCGCGCTCGTCGCGAGGTGGATGTGGGCCCCCTTTTTTCGGCGGCCTGGGCGGCGGGCAAACGCGTGCTAGCGCCCGTTATGGCAAATCAAACGCTGCACTTCGGAACCGTTTACCCCGACACCCGCTGGCGTTTGGGTCCCTACGGTGTCGAGGAACCGGAGTCATGGGATCTGGGTGCCTTCGCGCCTGACCTCATTGTGGTCCCTTCGCTGGGCGCGGATCGGTTGGGATACCGGATCGGATACGGCAAGGGCTACTACGACCGGGCTCTACGGGGCCAGGGCGCCTTCTTGGTAGCCCCTGTCTACGAGGCCTGCGTAGCGGAGCGCCTCTGTTCGGAGCCGTACGACGTGCCCGTGCATGCGCTGGTAACCGAAGAAGGCGTTTGGCGCCCGTAACCCCAAAGGCCTTGAACGCGTACAAACACCTGTATCTCGTTGGTGCGCACAAGGAGAGGCCACCATGCAGGAGCTCCATCCCCAAACGTTTACCGCCTCCGAAGCCGAAGTGGAGGCGTATCTGCGGAGGCTAGAGCAAACCCAAACACCCGAGGGGCCCTCGAGGCTGGCTACGTTTGCCGGCTTGGCTCTGATCGCGGCCGGCCTGCTGTATCTAGCCCAGCGGATCGGGGCTCCAATCGGTTGGGATCTTTCTGGGCTTGTGCGCGCGCTCCCCATTCTGGGTGGGGTCTTGATCCTCTTGCTGGGGCTTGGCGTGTTGGCGCGTCCTCGACGTCCTCGCCCTAGTCCGGACCCCCCTGTAGCGGCCGAAAGTCCACCCCAACCCAGGCGTCTGCGGCGATCCCAGCAGGGAAAGATCGCCGGTGTTTGCTCCGGGATCGCCGAATACTTTGGGATTGATCCCACGCTGATGCGGCTTCTGTTTGTGGTGCTCACCCTCTTTTTTAGCGGCACGGGCATCCCTCTATATCTGGTGCTCTGGTGGATTATGCCCCCAGCCTCAAGCTCCTCTGCGCGGGCGCGCCAAATCCCGATACGCGATTAGGAGGTATGGCGATGGCTCAGCTAGCGCGCTCGCGCACGGAACGCAAGCTGCTTGGGGTCTGCGGAGGTCTGGCTCGCTACTTTGGGCTCGATCCCACGTTGGTGCGCGCGGTCTACGCTGCGCTCACGCTCTTTAGCGTTGGCACGGGGATACTGGTGTACCTGCTGCTGGCGCTCGTGTTGCCGGAGGAGTAGCCCCACGCCGTTTTTCCGGCCTACGATTGCCTGCAGTGAGCTTTCCTTGCTACTTTCCTTTGGGTTCCGTTGGGGGTGCCCCGCTATCAGGGCAGGGCTGAGAGGATACCCTTTGAACCTGATCCGGGTAATGCCGGCGAAGGGAATACGGGGCCAGATTATGGACTTGTCTGCGCCTTTGTCCCCCTAGCCTCATCCCCAATATCCCCCGCAGACCCAACTAGCTAATGAGGAGGTTTGCTATGCGCGAGGAAGCCGTGCGCGCCCTGTGGGCGGATGTGCAGGCCATTCGGTCTCGATCGCCGCTGGTGCACAACATCACGAACTACGTCGTCATGAACACCACGGCCAACGCGCTATTGGCCATCGGGGCCTCGCCCGTCATGGCGCACGCCGAAGAGGAGGTCGAAGCCATGGTGGAGCTTGCCGGGGCGCTTGTGGTCAACATCGGCACCTTAAGCCCCCCGTGGGTGCGGGCTATGGAGCGCGCCATGGGGCGCGCCCATGAACGCGGAGTGCCGATCGTCTTTGACCCCGTTGGAGTGGGGGCGACGCCCTATCGAACCGAAACGGCGCGGATGCTCATAGAGCGCGCCAGGCCCACCGTGATCCGGGGCAACGCCTCGGAGATCGCCTCGCTTGCCGGGGTGGAGGTGCGCACCAAGGGGGTCGATAGCACCCTGGACTCCGAGTCCGTGGTGGGGTTGGCGCGCAAACTGAGCTCGGAGCTGGGCTGCGTGATCTGCATAAGCGGGCGCGTCGATTACATCGCCTCCGGCGGGCAGGTGCGGGCCGTGCACAACGGGCATCCCCTCATGCCTCGCGTAACGGGGATGGGCTGCACGGCTAGCGCCCTCTGCGGCGCGTTCGTGGCCGTTAACACCGATTTCGCGCAGGCCACAACGCACGCCATGGCGGTCATGGGGATCGCCGGCGAATTGGCCGCCGAGGGGGCTGAGGGCCCCGCCAGCTTTCAGGTGCGCTTCCTGGACGCCCTCTACCGGCTTTCGGAAGCGGACATCCAAGGGCGGCTTCGCATGGAGTAAGGTCTTATGCCATGGCTGTATCTGGTGACGGATCGCGAACTGATCGGCAATAGACCTCTGGAGGAGGTCGTGTTGGAGGCCGTCCGAGGGGGTGTCAAGATGGTGCAGCTTCGCGAAAAGCGGGCCAGCACGCGCCAATACGTCGAGCTGGCCGAACGCCTGCACGCGCTGCTCCGCCCCCTGGGGGTGCCCCTTATCATCAACGACCGCGTGGACGTGGCCTTGGCCGTCGGGGCTGAGGGGGTGCACATCGGACAGCAGGATATGCCCTATGAACACGCACGTCGGCTTTTGGGTCCGGAGGCGATCATCGGGCTATCGGTGGAGAGCATGGAGGAGCTTGCAGAGGCGGAAGCCTACGAGGTCTCGTATCTGAGCATCAGCCCCGTCTTCCCGACACCCACGAAGACCGACACCAAGGGGGCCTGGGGCCTAGAGGGGTTGGCCGAGGCGCGTCGCCGATCCCGGCATCGGCTCGTTGCGATAGGCGGAATCGGGCCACACAACGTGCGCCTCGTTCTTGAGGCTGGGGCCAACGGCATCGCCGTGGTCTCCGCTATTTGCGCCGCTCCGGACCCGCGCGAAGCGGCGCAGGCGCTGCAGCGGGAAATCGAGCGCTTCGAGACCGAACGAGCCTCCTGGAGAGGAGAACAACAGAGATGAGCAAGCGATATGCGCGAGCGCTTACGATCGCCGGCTCCGACTCCGGAGGCGGGGCCGGTATACAGGCGGATCTGAAGACCTTCTCCGCGCTCGGCTGCTATGGGCTGAGCGTGATCACGGCTCTTACGGCGCAGAACACGCAACGAGTGCGCGCCGTCTACCCCGTGTCCGCGGATTTCATCGGAGCCCAACTGGATGCCGTGCTTGAGGACATCGGGGCCGACGCGATCAAGATCGGCATGCTGCATACGGAGTCCGTAATCCAAACCGTGGCCGAACGGCTCAGCCGATACGGAGCCGCCCCCGTGGTGTTGGACCCCGTCATGGTGGCCAAGTCCGGAGACCGGCTCTTGGAGCAGGCGGCGATCGAGGCGCTTCGCGAACGCCTATTGCCCTTGGCCACGGTGATCACGCCCAATCTGCCGGAGGCCGAGGTGCTGCTCGGCCAAGCCATCCGGTCCCGAGACGAGATGCCGGATGCGGCGCGCAAACTGCTGGAGCTCGGCCCGGAGGCGGTGCTTCTGAAAGGAGGGCACCTGGGGGGCTCGACGAGCCCGGATCTATTGCTTTGGCGCTCGGCTCCGGAGCCCGTGTGGTTGGAGGCGGAGCGGATCCAAACCCGCAACACGCACGGAACCGGTTGCACGCTTTCCTCGGCCATCGCGGCCCATCTGGCTCGGGGTTATGAGCTGCTCGAGGCCGTGCGCTTGGCCAAGGCCTTCTTAAGCGAAGCTCTCCGATACGGGGCCGTCTACGAGCTCGGGGCCGGACGCGGACCGGTGCATCATTTTTATCGGTATTGGGAGTAGGGGGTATGCGGATCTCCGAAAGCCTTTGGCGTTCGATTGAGCCGATTTACGACGCCATTCTGCGGCATCCGTTTAACCAGGAGCTAGCGCGAGGCGAACTGGCGTGTGAGCGCTTTGCCTTTTACCTGCAGCAGGATGCGCTGTATCTGGTTGACTTCGGCAGGGCCCTGGCCCTTATGGCCGCTCGGGCCCATGAGGCCGAAGACGTGCTGGCCTTTGCGCGCTTCGCCCAGGGGGCCGTCGAGGTGGAACGTGCCCTGCATGAGAGCTATTTCCGGGAGTTGGGCATTCGGAAGCCCCTCCAGGTCCAAAGTCCGGCCTGTTTTGCGTACACGAACTTTCTGCTAGCCACGGCTGCCTGCCGCAGCCTCGAGGAGGGCATGGCAGCGCTGCTGCCCTGCTTTTGGATTTATCGGGAGGTGGGGCGGGCCATATATGCGCAGGCAAGCCCCGATAACCCGTATCGGCGGTGGATCGACACGTACGCCAGCGAGCAATTCGCAAGCTGGGTAGAGCGGGCGATCGCGATGACCGACCGCTTCGCGGCGGGAGCTTCTAAGCGGACGCGCGCCCTCATGCAGAGGGCTTTTGAGGCCTCAGCTCGCCTGGAATGGATGTTCTGGGACAGCGCCTACCGCATGGAGAGTTGGCCGCCCGCTTGAAGGTGGGTTGGGTGATCCTGGACTGGTCCGGCACCCTGAGCGCCACCTCTGTGGCCTTCGGCCGTCCGGACTCGCTTCGGGCCGCGCTCAAGGAGGCGGGCCTAGCCGAGTCGGGGCTAGAAGACCCCGAGCGCTTCTGGCGTGAGATCGTCATCCCCACCTGGCAGGAGGGGAGCACCAGCGCTATAGGTTACGGCGCGCTTATTGCGCGGCAGCTAGTGCGCTCGCATCCGGCTGGAGCGGCGATCGAGCCAGAGCTCTTAAGGCGGGCCCGGCGCTTTGTGGGAGCTTATCTAGAGGCCTCGGCCCCGGATCCGATTTGGAGGCCTTTGTTGGAGCGGTGGTCACGTCATCCAGGGTTGCGCCTGCTCATCGCCACAGACCACTACGCGGAGGCTACGGAGGCCTTCTTGCGCCATCTAGAGGCCTGGGGCGTTCCGGTGCGCGTTCTGCGCTGGCCTTCGGCCTCCGATCCGAGGCCGGAGGAGGCCGCCGCCGAGCCAGCGCCGATTTACTTGGCCAACTCCGCCGACGTCGGGGCCACCAAGGATTCCCCGCGTTTTTGGGGTCGCGTGCGCCGTCTTCTGCCTGAGCGGCCCGTCCGCGCCTGGGTGATCGACGACTTCGGGGCCAACGAGCTCAGCGAGGACCCTTATTCGGCGGCCTCCAGACGGCGCCAGGAGCGGGTCTTGAGCGCTATGGCGGAGAGCTGGCGCGTGCCCGTGGAGGGGTTTTGGCTGCTCGTCCCGGACCTAGGCCGCGATCCGGAAGCCGCCTTGACGCGTTATCGAAGCCGGGTGCACGAGGCGGCCCAGTGGCTGGAGCGCCGGCTTCGGGCGTGGGAGGCGGGACGCTTGCACCTGGCCTAAAAAGCCCGTATCATGTCGTGGTCACGTTTAGCTATTTAGCCCCATTGGGGCAGTCTTTATCCGGCAAGGAGGAGGCTCGTATGCGCTGGATGATCATCCCGATCGCGATTGGGCTGGGCGCCCTGAGCCTGGCGCCAGCAGCCTGGGCCCAACCTGCCCGGGTTCAAGGTCAGGTTGTGGATGCGAGCACAGGCGAACCCCTGCCCGGCGCAAACGTTCTGCTTGTGCGCTCAGGGGAACAGGCTCCCGCTGCCGGCGCCGCAACCGACGTGCAGGGCCGTTATAGCCTGCAGGCGTCAGCCGGCTCCTATAGGCTCCTGGTGCGGTTTGTGGGCTATGAGGAGGCCGAGCGCCCCGTTACGCTAGAGGCCGGTCGGACGTTGACCGTGGATTTCGCTCTTCGGGCCACCCCGCTTTTGCTCAATCCCGTTGTGGTGACCGGATCGCGCAGGCCCGAGAAGGTCCTGGACGCGCCCATGTCGATATCCGTGCTCGAAGCGCGCGAGCTAGAACGCAACGCCTTGCCCAACACAGCGGCGGTGCTTCGGACCGTGCCCGGCGTGGACGTTTCTCAGTCCGCCTTGAACCGATACCAGATCTCCCTGCGCGGCTTCAACACCGTCTTTGTGGCCAAGACGTATGCGCTGGTCGATTACCGACAGGCCACCACGCCCAGCCTGGGCATCAACGAGTACTCCGCGATGCCCATTTCGCCCCTGGATGTAGCCCGCATAGAGGTCGTGCGCGGACCGGGTTCGGCCCTTTACGGGGCCGGTGTCGAGCAGGGGGTGGTGCACTTTATCACCAAAGACCCCTTCGCCTATCCCGGGACCTCGCTTATGGTTGGGGGCGGACAGCGCGCCATCTTCCAAGGAGCCCTGCGGCATGCGGCGATCCTGGGCAACCGGTTCGCCTACAAGATCGTCGGCCAGTATAGCCGAGGCGAAGATTGGAAGCTGGATCCGAATGATCCGCACGACAAGGCCATGCTGGATGCCATCCACCCCAAATGGGGAGGGCGCGATTATACGACCTACAACGGCTACGCTAGCCTAACGCTGCAATACCGGCTGGGCTCGGATGCAATGCTGACCGGCACGGCCGGATACTCTCAGTTCCGGCAGACGGTGCTCGCCAACACGGGGGAGAACGCGGTCAAGGACTTCTCCGTTCGATACGCACAGCTGCGCCTGCGGGCCGGTGGGTTCTTTGCTCAGATCTTCTACACAGGCAACGACGGGGGCAAGACGCACTTCTATCGCAGCCCCATTGACGTGGTCGAACGTTCTTTTCTGACCTCGGGCCAAGCCCAATACAGCTGGTCCATGTGGCGCGACAGACAGCAGTTCGTCCTGGGCCTGGACTACCGCCGTACGGTGCCGCGGACCGGAGGCACGATTCACGGTCGCTTTGAGGACCGGGACAACATGGTGGAGCTCGGCGGATACCTGCAATCTCAGACCAGCCTGCTTTCAAATCTGGACCTCGTGTTGACGGGGCGCCTGGATCGCGACAACGTGATCCGTAAGGTGCAGTTCTCCCCCCGGGTAGGTCTGGTCTATAAGCCCTCCGCAAGTCACAGCCTCCGGGCCACCTATAATCGGGCCTTCACCACCCCGGCCGGCATCAACTTTTTCATCGACCTCTTCATCGAGGACCGCGGGCCCTTCGGTGTCCGCGGGGTCGGCACGGTCGATGGCTGGACCTTCGCGGCACAGCCCCAGACCTCAAGCTTTATCCCCGGGGTGCGCGCCTGGCCCGGCATCGGAATCCCGCTTCAGGTGGCTTACACAGCCGTAACGAGCGCCATCACGGCTTCGGGTCAACCGCTAGCCCCGTTGCGCACGCTGCTTTTGAGCCGAGCCCCCCAGATCACGGGCTTCTCCGCCGGGTCTATGATCGACGCCCAACGCCGGCCCGTGACGCGGCTGGAGAACGTGCCCCAGGCTCGGCAGACGATCACCAACAGCTGGGAACTGGGCTACAAGGGCCTGTTTGGAGGTCGGCTGGCCGTGAGCCTGGATCTGTACTACACGCGCAAGCGCAATTTCCTGAGCGAGCTACAGCCCTTTACGCCGCTGGTTGCTGTGCCCCGCCTTCCGGACGACCTGGCCAACGCCGTGGCGGCCGCGTTCACGGACGCCGAACTGCGCGCCTTCGGGCTGACCCGCGCGCAGCTTGCGGCCATCTACCGGCAGGCCGCCGCCTCCATAGCGGCCAACCCGATCGGGCTTATCGAACCCCAAGAGAACTTCAACCCCAACCGCAAACCCGAGCTGCTCTTGAGCTACATCACCTTTGGACGCGTCTCCTACTACGGAGCCGACTTGGCCCTGCAGTGGTATCCGAACCCGCGCTGGAGCCTTTGGGGTAATCTCTCCTGGCTAAGCGATACGTACTTCGACGACGAGGAGCTGGGTGAGCCCGGTACGGGGCGGGAGATCGCCATGAACGCGCCCCGAATCAAAGCCCGAGCCGGAGCCGAGTACGCGGCCCCGGCCGGATGGTCGCTGAGCCTAACGGGACAGTACGTAGACGGCTTCGAGGTGCGCTCCGGCATCTTTAGCGGCCGCGTTGAAGACTATTTTCTGCTGGACGTGGGTGCAGGCTATGACCTGAGCCCCGTTGTGCGCGGCCTGCGCCTGGATGTGCTGGTGCAAAACGCCCTGGATCATCGGCACCGGCAGTACATCGGAGCGCCCAAGATCGGACGCCTCATCACGGCCCGGCTGCTGTACGCGTTGCCGTGAGCAAAGGCATGGGCTGACCGCAGCGCAACACCCCACCCGGCGGGGCGGGGTGTTGCGCTGCTATGGGGACGGAAGCGGGAGCGGAAGCGATGCGCTTACTAGGGTTGTTGTTGTGGGCTTTTGGAGCGGCAGAGGACTTTTCGGGCTCGGCGCTTGTGCTCAACAAAACCGACGGCACGGTGTGGCGTATAGACCTGCGCACGGGTTCAGTGCAGACGACTTGGCAGCTTGGAGAGGGGCCACATGAGGTACTGCTCTCTTCGGACGGCCGCTGGGCCGTGGTCGCGCTCTACGGCACGGCCCAGCAGCCCGGATCGGCGCTCGCGGTGCTGGATTTGGGCGGCCAAGAGCCCATCCGGCGCATCGAGCTTGCCCCGTACAGCCGCCCGCATGGTCTGGCCTGGTGGGGACGTGACACGCTGCTGGTCACCGCCGAGGCCCAAGCTCGTCTACTCCTTGTGTCCTTCTCCCAGGGCCGCGTGTTGGGGGCCATCCCCACGGAGGCTCGTCTTTCACACATGGTCGCGGCCGATCCCAGCCGAGGACGGGCCTTTACCGCCAACATCGGATCAGGTTCGATAAGCGCTCTAGAGGTGCGCTCAGGCCGCTTTCTGGCCCAGGTGCCCACCGGGGCGGGCGCCGAAGGTATCGCGTTGCGACCGGGTGCGCGCGAGCTTTGGGTTACGAACCGGGCCGCGCATACGATCAGCATTCTAGACCCAGATGGGCTGCGCGTGCTCGATAGCCTCCCTTGTCCGGGCTTCCCGATACGCATCGCCTTTACGCCCGACGGATCTCGGGCGCTTGTCTCATGCGCCGAAAGCGGCGAAGTGGCGGTCTTCGAGGCCGCTTCGCGCCGGCTTCTGGGTCGCGTTCGGATCCCCGCTCCAGAATCCGACGTGCCCCCGGGCCGGCTCTTTGGCTCCCGTTTCGGGAAAAGCCCTGTGCCCATCGGGTTGGCCCTTTCTCCCGATGGCCGATATGCTCTTGTGGCGGCAAGCTATGCGGACCGGGTGCACGTGATAGCGCTCGACGCTTTACGCCTTGTGGCGAGTTTTCGCACCGGTCAGGAGCCGGACGGAATAGCCTGGGCGCCCTAAAACAGAAGGGGCTCCAGCGAGGCATTGGAGCCCCTGCATGCGTGGGCCGTAGTGGACTCGAACCACTGACCTCTACCGTGTCAAGGTAGCGCTCTAGACCACCTGAGCTAACGGCCCCCTGGAAACAAAGATAGGCCAAGCGCTGAAGGGCTGTCAAGAAATCGGATTCTGGCTTCGGATCCGTATCCCAGACTAAGCGGGTTCCTGGAGAGCTAGGTCCTCCTGAGGGGCTCACGCCTTGTCAGGGAAGCCTGTCAATTCCGAAGCGCGATCTGCCAAAACAGACAGCCAATCGGCTTTGGCACGCTTTTTATTAACGCAGGTCGGCGTCAATCGGTGGAACGCAACCCAAGCACAATACAGGAGGGCATGTATATGGTCGCCGTAACCGAGAAGGTCGCCATTCGTCCGCTCGCCGATCGCGTCATTGTTAAGCCCGCTCCGCCGGAGGAGGTTACCAAAAGTGGGCTCGTAATCCCTGACACGGCCAAAGAGAAGCCCCAGCGCGGCACCGTGGTGGCCGTCGGACCTGGCAAGATCGAAAACGGGGTCAAGATCGAA
Protein-coding regions in this window:
- a CDS encoding 5-formyltetrahydrofolate cyclo-ligase; amino-acid sequence: MIQKALWRAHCRAYRAALQEAEYVERSARIRDHLLALPEWSRARVVALYRPLRARREVDVGPLFSAAWAAGKRVLAPVMANQTLHFGTVYPDTRWRLGPYGVEEPESWDLGAFAPDLIVVPSLGADRLGYRIGYGKGYYDRALRGQGAFLVAPVYEACVAERLCSEPYDVPVHALVTEEGVWRP
- a CDS encoding PspC domain-containing protein, coding for MQELHPQTFTASEAEVEAYLRRLEQTQTPEGPSRLATFAGLALIAAGLLYLAQRIGAPIGWDLSGLVRALPILGGVLILLLGLGVLARPRRPRPSPDPPVAAESPPQPRRLRRSQQGKIAGVCSGIAEYFGIDPTLMRLLFVVLTLFFSGTGIPLYLVLWWIMPPASSSSARARQIPIRD
- a CDS encoding PspC domain-containing protein, encoding MAQLARSRTERKLLGVCGGLARYFGLDPTLVRAVYAALTLFSVGTGILVYLLLALVLPEE
- the thiM gene encoding hydroxyethylthiazole kinase; this encodes MREEAVRALWADVQAIRSRSPLVHNITNYVVMNTTANALLAIGASPVMAHAEEEVEAMVELAGALVVNIGTLSPPWVRAMERAMGRAHERGVPIVFDPVGVGATPYRTETARMLIERARPTVIRGNASEIASLAGVEVRTKGVDSTLDSESVVGLARKLSSELGCVICISGRVDYIASGGQVRAVHNGHPLMPRVTGMGCTASALCGAFVAVNTDFAQATTHAMAVMGIAGELAAEGAEGPASFQVRFLDALYRLSEADIQGRLRME
- the thiE gene encoding thiamine phosphate synthase, translated to MPWLYLVTDRELIGNRPLEEVVLEAVRGGVKMVQLREKRASTRQYVELAERLHALLRPLGVPLIINDRVDVALAVGAEGVHIGQQDMPYEHARRLLGPEAIIGLSVESMEELAEAEAYEVSYLSISPVFPTPTKTDTKGAWGLEGLAEARRRSRHRLVAIGGIGPHNVRLVLEAGANGIAVVSAICAAPDPREAAQALQREIERFETERASWRGEQQR
- the thiD gene encoding bifunctional hydroxymethylpyrimidine kinase/phosphomethylpyrimidine kinase — its product is MSKRYARALTIAGSDSGGGAGIQADLKTFSALGCYGLSVITALTAQNTQRVRAVYPVSADFIGAQLDAVLEDIGADAIKIGMLHTESVIQTVAERLSRYGAAPVVLDPVMVAKSGDRLLEQAAIEALRERLLPLATVITPNLPEAEVLLGQAIRSRDEMPDAARKLLELGPEAVLLKGGHLGGSTSPDLLLWRSAPEPVWLEAERIQTRNTHGTGCTLSSAIAAHLARGYELLEAVRLAKAFLSEALRYGAVYELGAGRGPVHHFYRYWE
- the tenA gene encoding thiaminase II, which encodes MRISESLWRSIEPIYDAILRHPFNQELARGELACERFAFYLQQDALYLVDFGRALALMAARAHEAEDVLAFARFAQGAVEVERALHESYFRELGIRKPLQVQSPACFAYTNFLLATAACRSLEEGMAALLPCFWIYREVGRAIYAQASPDNPYRRWIDTYASEQFASWVERAIAMTDRFAAGASKRTRALMQRAFEASARLEWMFWDSAYRMESWPPA
- a CDS encoding TonB-dependent receptor; this translates as MRWMIIPIAIGLGALSLAPAAWAQPARVQGQVVDASTGEPLPGANVLLVRSGEQAPAAGAATDVQGRYSLQASAGSYRLLVRFVGYEEAERPVTLEAGRTLTVDFALRATPLLLNPVVVTGSRRPEKVLDAPMSISVLEARELERNALPNTAAVLRTVPGVDVSQSALNRYQISLRGFNTVFVAKTYALVDYRQATTPSLGINEYSAMPISPLDVARIEVVRGPGSALYGAGVEQGVVHFITKDPFAYPGTSLMVGGGQRAIFQGALRHAAILGNRFAYKIVGQYSRGEDWKLDPNDPHDKAMLDAIHPKWGGRDYTTYNGYASLTLQYRLGSDAMLTGTAGYSQFRQTVLANTGENAVKDFSVRYAQLRLRAGGFFAQIFYTGNDGGKTHFYRSPIDVVERSFLTSGQAQYSWSMWRDRQQFVLGLDYRRTVPRTGGTIHGRFEDRDNMVELGGYLQSQTSLLSNLDLVLTGRLDRDNVIRKVQFSPRVGLVYKPSASHSLRATYNRAFTTPAGINFFIDLFIEDRGPFGVRGVGTVDGWTFAAQPQTSSFIPGVRAWPGIGIPLQVAYTAVTSAITASGQPLAPLRTLLLSRAPQITGFSAGSMIDAQRRPVTRLENVPQARQTITNSWELGYKGLFGGRLAVSLDLYYTRKRNFLSELQPFTPLVAVPRLPDDLANAVAAAFTDAELRAFGLTRAQLAAIYRQAAASIAANPIGLIEPQENFNPNRKPELLLSYITFGRVSYYGADLALQWYPNPRWSLWGNLSWLSDTYFDDEELGEPGTGREIAMNAPRIKARAGAEYAAPAGWSLSLTGQYVDGFEVRSGIFSGRVEDYFLLDVGAGYDLSPVVRGLRLDVLVQNALDHRHRQYIGAPKIGRLITARLLYALP
- a CDS encoding YncE family protein yields the protein MRLLGLLLWAFGAAEDFSGSALVLNKTDGTVWRIDLRTGSVQTTWQLGEGPHEVLLSSDGRWAVVALYGTAQQPGSALAVLDLGGQEPIRRIELAPYSRPHGLAWWGRDTLLVTAEAQARLLLVSFSQGRVLGAIPTEARLSHMVAADPSRGRAFTANIGSGSISALEVRSGRFLAQVPTGAGAEGIALRPGARELWVTNRAAHTISILDPDGLRVLDSLPCPGFPIRIAFTPDGSRALVSCAESGEVAVFEAASRRLLGRVRIPAPESDVPPGRLFGSRFGKSPVPIGLALSPDGRYALVAASYADRVHVIALDALRLVASFRTGQEPDGIAWAP
- the groES gene encoding co-chaperone GroES, whose amino-acid sequence is MVAVTEKVAIRPLADRVIVKPAPPEEVTKSGLVIPDTAKEKPQRGTVVAVGPGKIENGVKIEMTVKVGDEVLYGKYAGTEVTIDGEEYLIMRESDIFGIIEK